A region of Methanomicrobium sp. W14 DNA encodes the following proteins:
- a CDS encoding GTP-binding protein: MTSIEEEIKAIEDEISKTKYNKATSHHIGRLKAKLAKIKDDAVARAMASAGGGEGYSVKKSGDGTVVLVGFPSVGKSTLLNRLTGAESETAGYAFTTLTVVPGAMEHKGANIQILDIPGLIAGAAMGKGRGKEVIGVVRNADLILLLGDVYNEKHINVLIHELYDAGIRLNKEKPDITIKKSSNGGIRFNTVGKAGLDLEEIRAILGENRIVNADVLTRGEVTQDDFIDAMLGNRVYIPAFFAVNKVDLVDEERRQEIIVSVTERFGNPPIMLSAHSGYNIELLKDEIYDELGFIRIYLKPFGGKADMEEPLIIRKPATVESVCNKLHRDFVEKFRYAKVWGDSVKHDAQRVGLSHTLEDEDILTIVTRA, translated from the coding sequence CTTAAGGCCAAACTTGCGAAGATAAAGGATGATGCGGTAGCAAGGGCCATGGCCTCAGCCGGGGGAGGAGAAGGATATTCGGTCAAAAAGTCCGGCGACGGGACTGTCGTCCTTGTAGGATTCCCGTCTGTCGGTAAGTCAACACTTTTAAACAGGCTTACGGGAGCCGAGAGCGAGACCGCAGGATATGCATTTACGACCCTGACCGTAGTCCCCGGTGCTATGGAGCATAAGGGTGCAAACATCCAGATCCTCGATATACCCGGTCTTATTGCAGGAGCCGCCATGGGCAAGGGGCGTGGAAAGGAGGTAATAGGTGTCGTCAGAAATGCAGACCTCATTCTTCTTCTCGGAGACGTCTACAACGAGAAGCATATAAATGTCCTTATACACGAGCTTTACGACGCCGGAATAAGGCTCAACAAAGAAAAACCTGATATAACGATAAAAAAATCATCAAACGGCGGGATAAGGTTTAACACTGTAGGCAAAGCAGGGCTTGACCTTGAGGAAATCCGTGCGATACTTGGTGAAAACAGAATCGTAAACGCCGACGTCCTGACACGCGGTGAAGTTACACAGGACGACTTTATAGACGCGATGCTTGGAAACAGGGTGTATATCCCTGCATTCTTCGCAGTCAACAAAGTGGACCTTGTAGACGAGGAGAGAAGGCAGGAAATAATTGTAAGTGTCACCGAAAGGTTCGGGAACCCTCCGATTATGCTTTCTGCACACAGCGGCTACAATATAGAACTTTTAAAGGACGAAATCTACGACGAACTCGGCTTCATCAGAATTTATCTGAAACCTTTCGGCGGAAAGGCCGACATGGAAGAGCCTCTCATCATAAGGAAACCTGCAACTGTCGAGTCCGTGTGCAACAAGCTCCACCGTGACTTTGTCGAAAAATTCAGGTATGCCAAAGTGTGGGGTGACTCCGTAAAGCATGACGCACAGCGTGTAGGTCTTTCGCACACTCTTGAAGACGAGGACATCCTGACGATTGTTACTAGAGCATGA
- a CDS encoding tRNA (guanine(10)-N(2))-dimethyltransferase: MTNIILMESTIVLMELVEVKEGKTRFLVPVLDEKQNFPPASAPVFFNKRMEINRDTTILVLKCLDAQTYLDAMSATGSRGVRVSNECGIHATVNDKSPDAIPLLEYNKETYAPDIEVTNCDANVIMHERRFDAVDIDPFGSPAPFLNAAAGCAKKYLFITATDTAPLCGSHLKAGMRRYFARPLNNEYHSETGLRILLGYAVREIVKYDRGVEPLFSFAREHFVRLYLKLSYGAGKADKTMENIGFIHQCPKCPFRTEEAGLVPKTHICPECGARMTAAGPMWLGPVSSRETIESMQEKIKDSELGTEKKIEKLLDTCKNELSTPTFYDYHVLSKFWGVSPVAIETVIQRLKDAGYKASRVHYAGTGLKTDAPLKEIRKVLT, translated from the coding sequence ATGACAAATATCATTTTAATGGAAAGCACAATTGTATTGATGGAACTTGTCGAAGTAAAAGAAGGCAAAACCAGGTTTCTGGTTCCGGTACTTGATGAAAAACAGAATTTTCCTCCGGCAAGTGCTCCTGTGTTCTTCAACAAAAGAATGGAAATAAACAGGGATACGACTATTCTGGTGTTAAAATGTCTGGATGCGCAGACCTATCTTGACGCAATGAGCGCAACCGGTTCACGCGGCGTCAGGGTGTCAAACGAATGCGGGATACACGCGACGGTAAACGATAAAAGCCCCGATGCAATACCTCTTCTGGAATACAACAAAGAGACCTATGCTCCGGACATAGAAGTCACGAACTGCGACGCCAACGTAATCATGCACGAAAGGAGGTTCGACGCGGTCGACATCGACCCCTTCGGTTCACCGGCGCCTTTTCTGAATGCTGCAGCAGGGTGTGCAAAAAAATATCTTTTTATAACCGCAACCGACACGGCTCCTCTTTGTGGTTCGCACTTAAAGGCGGGCATGAGAAGATACTTTGCAAGGCCACTTAACAACGAGTACCACAGCGAGACGGGACTGAGGATACTTCTCGGCTATGCAGTAAGAGAGATAGTAAAATACGACAGGGGAGTTGAACCACTCTTTTCATTTGCACGGGAACACTTCGTAAGGCTTTACCTGAAACTTTCCTACGGTGCAGGAAAAGCCGACAAAACTATGGAAAACATAGGATTTATTCACCAGTGTCCGAAGTGCCCCTTCAGGACTGAAGAGGCGGGCCTTGTCCCAAAAACACACATATGCCCTGAATGCGGTGCAAGAATGACGGCCGCAGGACCCATGTGGCTTGGGCCCGTAAGCAGTAGAGAGACAATTGAGTCCATGCAGGAAAAAATTAAGGACTCTGAGCTTGGGACAGAAAAAAAAATAGAAAAACTTCTCGATACCTGCAAAAACGAGCTTTCAACACCGACATTCTATGATTACCATGTGTTAAGCAAGTTCTGGGGCGTTTCCCCTGTAGCAATAGAAACCGTCATACAACGCCTGAAAGATGCCGGCTATAAGGCGTCGAGAGTCCACTACGCGGGGACAGGACTAAAAACCGACGCACCCTTAAAAGAGATAAGAAAAGTCCTCACCTGA
- a CDS encoding geranylgeranylglycerol-phosphate geranylgeranyltransferase has protein sequence MLKGYIDITRPGNSVVAGFAVLLGVIIATGTISYKSLILIPIVALITAAGNTINDYCDRDIDAVNRPKRPIPSGTVSPHGALVFSAVLFLAGIFISFFANLICFLIAVFNSFLLVVYAKKLKSLPLVGNVAVSYLSASIFLFGGAIFGIAGLLQNAVVFSITFFAMLSRELLKDAEDIEGDKKGGAKTLPMYIGVKKTGGLSLILVLTGVCISLLPLFRFWGPYYLVMIIIADAVIVAAAFKGFMSDDSVSLVRSGSTSLLKKGMFLALLIFLVSAVLFG, from the coding sequence ATGCTGAAAGGGTATATTGACATAACACGTCCGGGAAACTCTGTAGTTGCCGGTTTTGCGGTTTTACTCGGAGTAATTATTGCAACGGGGACAATCTCTTATAAATCTCTAATTCTTATTCCCATAGTTGCCCTGATAACCGCAGCTGGAAATACCATAAACGATTACTGCGACAGGGATATCGATGCTGTCAACAGGCCGAAGAGACCTATCCCTTCGGGAACTGTTTCGCCTCACGGAGCACTTGTTTTCAGTGCTGTACTGTTTCTGGCTGGGATTTTCATCTCATTTTTTGCAAACCTTATCTGTTTTTTGATTGCGGTCTTCAACTCGTTTCTCCTAGTGGTATATGCGAAGAAACTTAAATCTCTCCCGCTTGTCGGAAACGTTGCGGTGTCCTACCTTTCAGCGAGCATATTTCTTTTCGGCGGTGCTATTTTTGGTATCGCAGGTCTTTTGCAGAATGCTGTGGTCTTTTCGATAACGTTTTTTGCAATGCTTTCGCGTGAACTCCTAAAGGACGCAGAGGACATAGAAGGGGACAAAAAGGGAGGTGCAAAGACACTTCCTATGTATATCGGCGTCAAAAAAACCGGAGGATTAAGTCTTATACTTGTTCTGACTGGAGTTTGTATTAGTCTTCTTCCGCTTTTCAGGTTCTGGGGGCCGTACTACCTTGTGATGATAATAATAGCGGATGCGGTTATCGTTGCAGCAGCATTCAAAGGTTTCATGTCTGATGATTCGGTCTCACTGGTGCGCTCAGGTTCGACGTCCCTTCTGAAGAAAGGTATGTTTCTTGCACTGCTCATATTTCTGGTTTCAGCTGTACTATTTGGATAA
- a CDS encoding polymer-forming cytoskeletal protein yields MKIYRDGDTFIAPKGSYFDGNVKICGNFIVPPRTHFWGQLAVDGMLELGPYSSVRSKVTCRSAVIGSNVNIGGPVNVEGDITVCDNAVLPLINAGGDVMIRPGVETGDVKSGGTIYIYGKVKSGKLLGKQVKVLRDPNME; encoded by the coding sequence ATGAAAATCTACAGGGATGGGGACACATTCATCGCCCCCAAGGGTTCCTACTTTGATGGTAATGTTAAGATATGCGGCAATTTTATTGTCCCGCCCCGCACTCATTTCTGGGGCCAGCTTGCAGTCGACGGAATGCTTGAGTTGGGTCCGTATTCTTCGGTCAGGTCGAAAGTCACATGCAGGAGTGCCGTCATTGGCTCAAATGTAAACATAGGTGGTCCGGTAAACGTTGAAGGGGACATAACGGTGTGTGATAATGCGGTTCTTCCCCTGATAAATGCAGGTGGTGACGTAATGATACGCCCCGGCGTTGAAACGGGTGACGTGAAAAGCGGAGGGACCATCTATATTTACGGCAAAGTGAAGTCAGGCAAACTTCTGGGAAAACAGGTCAAAGTTTTAAGAGACCCGAATATGGAGTAA
- a CDS encoding DUF116 domain-containing protein: MISATLWEQLMFTIGEIAVILIAGFLIFSTIVVALSFYSIKKGHFYFPRLVKSGITISEGMAKGLCKFFGLDDKELTAFSIRLHNAMNLTAFSEIPPEKRAVFLPQCLRSASCPANLTPEGLICRRCGRCEIGAHIDILERMGYKVWIAPGSTLIKRMVKKYRPEAVIGVGCIIEVREGLELLDKINLTGMGVVTLKDGCVETILNWNDLMDVATLGCGSEN, encoded by the coding sequence ATGATATCTGCAACACTCTGGGAACAGCTGATGTTTACAATAGGAGAGATAGCTGTAATCCTGATTGCAGGCTTTTTAATTTTTTCCACGATTGTCGTGGCACTCTCATTCTATTCAATTAAAAAGGGGCATTTCTATTTCCCGCGACTTGTAAAATCCGGCATTACCATAAGCGAGGGTATGGCAAAAGGACTGTGCAAGTTCTTCGGACTTGATGACAAGGAACTTACGGCGTTTTCGATAAGGCTTCATAATGCGATGAACCTGACAGCCTTTTCGGAAATCCCTCCTGAAAAAAGAGCAGTTTTTCTCCCCCAGTGCCTCAGGAGTGCATCATGCCCTGCAAACCTCACCCCCGAAGGTCTTATCTGCAGGAGGTGCGGGAGGTGCGAAATCGGTGCACATATCGACATTCTTGAGAGAATGGGGTATAAAGTATGGATTGCTCCGGGTTCCACCCTGATTAAGCGGATGGTTAAAAAGTACAGGCCGGAGGCGGTTATAGGAGTAGGTTGCATAATAGAAGTAAGAGAAGGCCTGGAACTTCTTGATAAAATAAATCTGACAGGTATGGGTGTTGTTACACTAAAAGACGGGTGTGTCGAGACAATACTCAACTGGAACGACCTGATGGACGTTGCAACCCTTGGCTGCGGCTCAGAAAATTAG
- the mtnA gene encoding S-methyl-5-thioribose-1-phosphate isomerase, whose product MNDKDGKTVYWDFENNCIMFVEQTLLPADYRLIPCENVERLAKAIKNLEIRGAPALGIAGGFGVALSTYCHDDENMDGYLKLVTDDAYYLMATRPTAVNLSWGIKRVLNAVSDAQTPEEARVKALSEAVGIAEEDEKMCRAIGEFGAKYLPDKCTVLTHCNAGALACYTWGTALGVIRSAVAAGKDISVVSCETRPLFQGSRLTAWELSRDKIPVKTITDSTAAYLMQRGEIDAVIVGADRITHDAVFNKIGTYMHAVCAKYHEIPFYVAAPSSTFDNVHSASDIVIEKRDRDELAFCGKKQLMPDSVDAVNYAFDPTPMSLVTALFTEKGVLTPPFLKGELVP is encoded by the coding sequence ATGAACGACAAAGACGGCAAAACGGTATACTGGGACTTTGAAAACAACTGCATAATGTTTGTAGAGCAAACTCTGCTTCCCGCCGATTACAGGCTGATACCATGCGAAAACGTTGAAAGGCTTGCAAAAGCCATAAAAAACCTGGAAATACGCGGGGCTCCGGCGCTTGGCATTGCGGGAGGATTCGGTGTCGCTCTTTCGACATACTGCCATGACGATGAGAATATGGACGGCTACCTAAAGCTCGTAACAGACGACGCATACTACCTCATGGCTACAAGACCTACAGCGGTCAACCTGTCGTGGGGAATAAAACGTGTTCTGAATGCAGTTTCAGACGCACAGACGCCGGAAGAGGCAAGGGTGAAGGCACTCAGCGAGGCTGTTGGCATCGCCGAAGAGGACGAGAAGATGTGCAGGGCCATTGGTGAATTCGGAGCAAAATACCTGCCTGACAAATGCACCGTATTAACCCACTGCAACGCCGGAGCACTTGCGTGCTACACCTGGGGGACGGCTCTCGGTGTGATAAGGTCGGCTGTAGCCGCCGGAAAGGATATCTCCGTTGTATCCTGCGAGACAAGACCTCTCTTCCAGGGGTCACGCCTCACGGCATGGGAGCTTTCAAGGGATAAAATCCCGGTTAAGACAATCACCGATTCAACGGCCGCATACCTCATGCAGAGAGGAGAGATTGACGCGGTTATAGTCGGCGCCGACAGGATAACGCACGATGCCGTATTCAACAAAATCGGGACTTACATGCATGCCGTCTGCGCGAAATATCATGAAATTCCTTTTTATGTCGCAGCACCGTCTTCGACGTTTGACAACGTCCATTCAGCTTCAGACATCGTAATAGAAAAAAGAGACAGGGATGAGCTTGCTTTCTGCGGCAAAAAACAGCTTATGCCCGACTCTGTAGATGCAGTCAACTATGCGTTTGACCCGACACCCATGAGTCTTGTAACGGCTTTATTCACGGAAAAAGGGGTATTGACTCCCCCTTTTCTAAAAGGGGAGTTGGTGCCGTAA
- a CDS encoding CoB--CoM heterodisulfide reductase iron-sulfur subunit A family protein: MGEVAVIGAGVAGIQAALDIANHGVKVHLIEREPSVGGHMSQLDKTFPTNDCSMCILSPKMVDAQRNPNITLYTLTEVTDVSGELGNFELRLTRHPRYVSEFKCNGCGDCSDVCPVEVYNKYDAGVGVRKAIYKPHPQVVPNVAIRDSEHCIDCGLCYDACGPKAVLHNEEDFERDFTLKVASIVVATGFDIFDARKKNVYRYLKMPDVITSLEFERLICASGPTEGTLKTISGGKNPKSIVFIQCVGSRDMRLQKPYCSCVCCMYAIKNAILLKEKNKDIDISILYMDIRSYGKGYEEYYQRAKELGIKFIRGIPGEISETPDKRPEIVVENTETSEVLALKPDIVVLSVGMEPAKGSSDIAYALGIPKDDSGFFSQENMKGNPVGTVKPGIYIAGTAVSPKDIPDSVTQGEAAAMKAFTDAIKY, from the coding sequence ATGGGTGAAGTCGCAGTAATAGGTGCCGGGGTTGCAGGAATCCAGGCAGCACTTGACATCGCGAATCACGGTGTCAAAGTCCATCTTATCGAAAGGGAGCCTTCGGTGGGCGGTCATATGTCGCAGCTTGACAAAACCTTCCCGACAAATGACTGCTCCATGTGTATACTGTCCCCTAAAATGGTGGACGCACAAAGAAATCCCAATATAACCCTGTACACCCTGACCGAGGTTACCGATGTATCAGGAGAACTTGGAAATTTTGAACTCAGGCTGACAAGGCACCCGAGATACGTAAGCGAGTTTAAATGCAACGGGTGCGGGGACTGCTCGGATGTCTGCCCGGTTGAAGTCTACAACAAATACGATGCAGGGGTCGGTGTAAGAAAAGCGATATACAAGCCGCATCCCCAGGTCGTCCCAAACGTTGCAATACGCGACAGTGAACACTGCATAGACTGCGGACTTTGCTATGACGCCTGCGGCCCTAAGGCTGTCCTTCACAACGAAGAAGACTTTGAACGTGATTTCACGCTCAAAGTTGCAAGTATCGTTGTTGCAACCGGGTTCGATATTTTTGACGCCAGGAAAAAAAACGTATACAGGTACCTGAAAATGCCTGACGTAATCACAAGTCTTGAATTTGAAAGGCTTATCTGTGCAAGCGGGCCAACTGAAGGGACACTGAAGACGATATCCGGCGGCAAAAATCCAAAGTCCATTGTTTTTATCCAGTGTGTAGGTTCGCGTGACATGAGGCTCCAGAAGCCATACTGTTCGTGTGTCTGCTGCATGTACGCGATAAAAAACGCGATTCTGTTAAAGGAGAAAAACAAAGACATTGATATTTCCATTCTTTACATGGATATACGCTCATACGGCAAAGGATACGAGGAATACTACCAGAGAGCAAAGGAGCTTGGTATAAAGTTCATCCGCGGAATTCCGGGAGAGATATCCGAAACCCCTGACAAAAGACCAGAAATAGTTGTCGAAAATACGGAAACTTCGGAAGTCCTGGCACTTAAACCTGATATTGTCGTATTATCCGTAGGAATGGAACCTGCGAAGGGGTCGTCCGATATCGCATATGCTCTTGGTATACCAAAGGATGACTCAGGCTTTTTCAGCCAGGAGAATATGAAGGGAAACCCTGTGGGTACGGTTAAGCCCGGAATATACATTGCAGGAACGGCGGTTTCACCCAAAGACATTCCTGACAGCGTCACGCAGGGAGAGGCGGCCGCAATGAAGGCATTCACGGACGCTATTAAATACTAA
- a CDS encoding gamma carbonic anhydrase family protein: MSNDTSAGNTPFIAENATIVGNVNLGKNTGIWYGAVLRADKDSITVGDGSNVQDNCVIHVSKQRPVNIGRYVTIGHGAIVHGCTIKDRVLVGMGAIILNGAVIGEDTIIAAGAVVTENKTIPPGSLVMGVPGKVVRELDGDQKKSIVKNAEVYIDLAKENSNG, translated from the coding sequence ATGAGTAATGATACCTCTGCCGGCAACACTCCATTCATAGCCGAAAATGCAACGATTGTCGGCAATGTAAATCTGGGGAAAAATACAGGAATCTGGTACGGCGCGGTATTAAGGGCTGACAAAGACTCAATAACTGTGGGTGACGGGTCAAATGTACAGGACAACTGCGTCATCCACGTTTCAAAACAAAGACCTGTAAATATAGGAAGATACGTAACAATAGGGCATGGGGCGATTGTTCACGGGTGTACAATCAAAGACAGGGTCCTTGTTGGAATGGGTGCAATTATCCTCAACGGTGCTGTTATAGGAGAAGACACAATAATTGCGGCAGGAGCGGTTGTAACTGAAAACAAAACCATTCCTCCGGGGTCTCTTGTAATGGGAGTCCCCGGAAAAGTAGTGCGTGAACTTGACGGGGACCAGAAAAAAAGCATTGTAAAAAATGCCGAAGTCTACATAGACCTTGCAAAGGAGAATTCAAATGGGTGA